A single Acidobacteriota bacterium DNA region contains:
- a CDS encoding gamma-glutamyl-gamma-aminobutyrate hydrolase family protein (Members of this family of hydrolases with an active site Cys residue belong to MEROPS family C26.), whose amino-acid sequence MRTLWVVDPSVNSPETEGVQQILENWDGRSRLFQPALNRGEGPAPGDGYDVAGIVLMGSGVSVHDSLGWQDRLSEWARPIVEGRIRRPLLGICYGHQLIAHLAGGVVADLSDTGDKRVAIEESQIVSDGLLDEGESLRVVVSHREHVVREPEGWKITARREGVPVDGLEDPARPTYSYQFHPEARHEFTRRAGLPDEAVDERLRVDGRRLLEAFRQRVRAEP is encoded by the coding sequence GGGTCGTGGACCCCTCGGTGAACTCACCGGAGACGGAAGGCGTCCAGCAGATCCTCGAGAACTGGGACGGTCGATCACGGCTGTTTCAGCCGGCGCTCAACCGGGGCGAGGGGCCGGCGCCGGGCGATGGCTACGACGTGGCGGGGATCGTGCTGATGGGCTCGGGGGTATCGGTCCATGACTCCCTGGGCTGGCAGGACCGTCTTTCCGAGTGGGCGCGTCCGATCGTGGAAGGACGCATCCGTCGTCCGCTCCTGGGGATCTGCTACGGGCACCAGTTGATCGCCCACCTCGCCGGTGGGGTTGTCGCCGATCTATCCGACACCGGCGACAAACGTGTTGCGATCGAGGAGAGCCAGATTGTGAGTGACGGGCTCCTGGACGAAGGGGAATCGCTACGGGTCGTCGTCAGTCATCGTGAGCATGTTGTCCGCGAACCCGAAGGGTGGAAGATCACTGCCCGGCGGGAGGGGGTTCCGGTCGATGGCCTCGAAGACCCCGCGCGGCCGACGTACAGCTACCAGTTCCATCCCGAAGCCCGGCATGAGTTCACGCGCCGAGCGGGCTTGCCCGACGAGGCCGTCGACGAGCGATTACGCGTCGACGGCCGGCGTCTACTGGAGGCGTTCAGGCAGCGGGTCCGAGCCGAGCCCTGA